GCCAGCGAGCCGAAGGGCGTCGCGACGTTGGTCAGCGTCGCCATCGAACTCGACACGCGGCCGATGAGGTCCTCGGGGGCCACTGTCTGAACGAGCGTGTCGAAGAGGACACGATTCCCACCAGGATAGGCGATCGCGACCGCGAAGCAGCCGACGATCAGCGGCGTCCACTGGGCGATGGCCGCGCCGATCCACGCCGCCGCCGTCAGCGCCGAGCCGGCGATGATGAAGTGGCCGTACGGAACCGAATCGAGTCGCGCCGCGGCGATCGAACCGACGAGCGCGCCCGCCGCGAGCCCCGAGAGGAGGATTCCGTACAGTCCCGACCCGCCACGTAGCGCCGCGTAGGCCGGCAGGACAGCTAGCAACATCCCCATCGCGAAACTGATGACGATCTGGGGGAGGATGACGCCCAGAAACGCCGTCCCCCGGAGATACGAAATCCCATCCCGAAACTCCGCGACGTACGAGCGCGTCTCCGCGCGGATCTGTGCTCGCAGCGAGTTGGGCGCGGCCGACGACTCGCCCGCCTCGGGCGCCGCACGATCGGGTGCGTCTTCGCGGCGCGTTCGAGCGGGCAGCGTGAGCCCCGCAAAGAGGACGATCGCGAGCGCGAACGTCCCGACGTCGATCACGAGCGCGCCGACCGCACCGACGGCGGCCATCCCGACGAGCAGCCCGCCGACGGCGTTGAACGTCATGTTGACGCCCTCGTGGGCGGCGTTGAACACCGAGTTCGCCGTCGAGAGATGTTCGTCCTCGACGGCCCGCGGAAGCGCCGAGGACTGGGCGGGATAGGTCACCTGGTTCAACAGCGAGGCCAGCGGGATCACCACGAGCACGAGTTCGACCGACAGCAGGTCGTAGGAGGCCGCCAGCGGGATCGTCCCGATCAGCAACGCCTGGCCGGCCTGGGTGACGACCAGCGAGGTCCGCACTTGCAGGCGATCGACCAGCGGCCCGACGACGAACTGCAGCGTGCTCGGCAACAGGATCAGAAACGACGCGATTCCCGTGTACACAGTCGAGTTGCCGAGGTCGTGGACCAGCCACAGCGCGGCGACGTAATAGATACTGTCGCCCGCGTTCGTAACGAGTCTCCCGGCCAACAGCCGGAGAAAGGTCCAGTTTCTCGCCAGCGGATGCACACCCGCAGCATTTCTGACTAACCGGTTAATCAGTTTCGGTCCCATACCCTTCGAACGACATTTGACGGTTCGGGTCGATCTTCCGACAGAAACCATCCTGGTGAATACAGTGCCCGACATCCACGTCTACGACCACGTACGCCCCACGAGTGCCGACGTCCCCGACGGCGTCTACCGCGTCGTCGGCGTCAGTGAAACGGTGACGCTGCTGCGCGTCGGCGACGCCGATGGCCGCCGAGTCACGACCGGCGAGATCCACAGGATCGACCGCGACGCCCTCGACGGGTTCGAAACCGCCGAGAACCCGGACGACGGCTGGGCGATCACCGCGACGCTCGCCGGCCTCCCGAACTCGATCTACTGGCAACTCCGGACGTTCGTCCGCACGCTGGCAGCCAATCCGATCCCCGCCGCCATCGCCAGCGTACTCCTCGTGGTCGGCTCGCTGGAAGCCCCCGGAGTCACACTCCCCGAACCCGTCTCGACAGGGCTGGTATTCGTCGGCGCGCTCGGACTGGCCTACGTCGGCAGCGGGCGGCTCTAGCGCTCGCGAAGTCGCCCACCTCCTAATGAACCTGCGGATATTGTCTCGAATGGCCGCCGCCACGTCACGCGCTTTCACTTTCACTATGGTGTTAACGAGGCTTTATCACCCATCCGGTCCAAGCCAGTTCCATGGCAGCAACCGAAGACCTCGAAGACCTGCCGGGCGTCGGCCCGGCGACAGCCGAGAAGTTGCGCGAGAACGGATACGAATCCTACCAGGGCATCGCCGTCGCCTCCCCCGGCGAGCTCTCGAACACCGCGGACGTCGGCGAGTCCTCCGCCGCGGACATCATCCAGGCCGCCCGGAAGGCCGCCGACATCGGCGGCTTCGAGACCGGCTCGACTGTCCTCGAACGCCGCGAACAGATCGGCAAACTCACCTGGGGCGTCGAGGAAGTCGACGAACTCCTCGGCGGCGGTGTCGAGACCCAGTCGATCACCGAAGTCTACGGTGAGTTCGGGGCCGGCAAGTCCCAGGTGACCCACGAGCTCGCGGTCACCGTCCAGCTCCCCAGCGAGTACGGCGGGCTCGAAGGCAGCTGTATCTTCATCGACTCCGAAGACACCTTCCGACCTGAACGGATCGAGCAGATGGTCAACGGGCTCGACGACGAGGCCATCGAGGCGATGATGGCTCTCCACGGAATCGTCGAGGACGAGGGCGACGCCGACGCCGGCGACGAGGCCCTCGTGAGCGAACTCGTCGAGTCGGTACTGGACAAGATCCACGTCGCGAAAGCCTTCAACTCCAACCACCAGATCCTGCTGGCCGAGAAGGCCCAGGAGATCGCCAGCGAGTCCCAGGACGAGGAGTTCCCCGTCCGCCTGCTCGCGGTCGACTCCCTCACTGCGCACTTCCGCGCCGAGTACGTCGGTCGTGGCGAACTCGCCGAGCGCCAGCAGAAACTCAACAAGCACCTCCACGACCTGATGC
The Halapricum salinum genome window above contains:
- a CDS encoding MFS transporter, which translates into the protein MHPLARNWTFLRLLAGRLVTNAGDSIYYVAALWLVHDLGNSTVYTGIASFLILLPSTLQFVVGPLVDRLQVRTSLVVTQAGQALLIGTIPLAASYDLLSVELVLVVIPLASLLNQVTYPAQSSALPRAVEDEHLSTANSVFNAAHEGVNMTFNAVGGLLVGMAAVGAVGALVIDVGTFALAIVLFAGLTLPARTRREDAPDRAAPEAGESSAAPNSLRAQIRAETRSYVAEFRDGISYLRGTAFLGVILPQIVISFAMGMLLAVLPAYAALRGGSGLYGILLSGLAAGALVGSIAAARLDSVPYGHFIIAGSALTAAAWIGAAIAQWTPLIVGCFAVAIAYPGGNRVLFDTLVQTVAPEDLIGRVSSSMATLTNVATPFGSLAGGVVAAAVGPVAILWIAAAANLLVMLYFLARSSIRALPPVASVERRDERIENF
- the radA gene encoding DNA repair and recombination protein RadA is translated as MAATEDLEDLPGVGPATAEKLRENGYESYQGIAVASPGELSNTADVGESSAADIIQAARKAADIGGFETGSTVLERREQIGKLTWGVEEVDELLGGGVETQSITEVYGEFGAGKSQVTHELAVTVQLPSEYGGLEGSCIFIDSEDTFRPERIEQMVNGLDDEAIEAMMALHGIVEDEGDADAGDEALVSELVESVLDKIHVAKAFNSNHQILLAEKAQEIASESQDEEFPVRLLAVDSLTAHFRAEYVGRGELAERQQKLNKHLHDLMRVGDLNNTAVVVTNQVASNPDSFFGDPTQPIGGNILGHTSTFRMYLRKSKGNKRIVKLVDAPNLPDGEAVMRVEEGGLMDE